One part of the Bacillota bacterium genome encodes these proteins:
- a CDS encoding GNAT family N-acetyltransferase, with protein sequence MQYLIREYRRDDPEDARKLAEMWNESDKAWPEGFTHGVPLTAKHVQHWMGNASRLAIFVVEYDGRLVGYGDLYAQKGQKEVAYIDLLNVSPAHQGKGLGRDLILTILKRTVELGYKQLTLHTWPGNLQAVPLYKKTGFFWKPDTSVYMQNFIPTILTLPIAQEFFARHDWYRTFRRDLSVQPDDQRWKDVPVYIYEWEADNEVLRVVIDREAEAVTAVETNRLSVSCSTGCARLAAGLRATARWEIENRQPHPMTVGIIARGEEGILLEVQEGAVIRERLTLEREYRLHPQARPSDANRPASKIRSTLLLDGMTIELGSGVRILPAIDILFNGCGLRFGKPERVTVNLRSYLPFPIRGRVLLEQFPGLITGTPQMPFEIEAESWSAVTMVVTPYESGVLTPRLQVMVEEALDEQKAREVGFEAPLRCRPKQIALRVLDTGKVLGSILPESNEAVLENTTLTVSISLQGGTLRVRHRLLDREVIWQDAGSLGPPFEGWQQIPRTFSARLKESAGASTLVIEMPTADDPQLILEKWITLTASSVLRVQWRVVNIGEKPFSGKVRVTTGAPRSRRIAIPLKEGILHEPIEGWGEFPLGYTDLPLSEAEYAEPWIAWEEDGRAVGVIWEECHEQEINPQQISQDLMVSDVPPQNGFFLPAMYLLPEAGSWQDVRRWWGRLAELEDDIPSALPVVPLTEVRLEPVPLLLLEDEAHVTLSVYHRRLKSLTGTLRLQSPLATFRKAQFVLENVNLKRPFHERIQMVTMLAGNDAFVVQAVLDTETTSREFSLPVLKAGDSRCAFSVQQDGEVYVVDNGKMRLQVAPHFGGSLVSLEADGANHLLSAYPEAQPFLWFNPWFGGIHPVCDELWSRILDDALFTAEPVEVNGERGFAWKGVRVATKPRHRDWRWLRLECEYLTLPGSNLLAVRLRIYNLTTAERRASFGVAVWCQPSGQREEALAIYERGGQEATRRRSDYSVDIRSGRWAAVQHGQTGATLLLVQPSDEGYVEVMDCGRQGAHLTAMEEWRMEAEECKEMLVWLVLTRNGERLKVYREALEALEKLP encoded by the coding sequence ATGCAATACCTCATCCGTGAATATCGGCGGGATGACCCTGAAGACGCCCGCAAGCTCGCCGAGATGTGGAACGAATCGGACAAAGCCTGGCCCGAGGGCTTCACTCACGGAGTACCTCTCACTGCGAAGCACGTCCAGCATTGGATGGGAAACGCTTCGCGTTTGGCGATATTCGTGGTGGAATATGACGGACGGCTCGTCGGCTATGGCGACCTCTATGCCCAGAAAGGGCAAAAAGAGGTAGCATATATCGACCTTTTGAACGTCTCCCCGGCGCATCAAGGTAAGGGGTTGGGGCGTGACCTCATTCTCACCATCTTGAAGCGTACCGTGGAGCTGGGCTACAAGCAGCTGACTCTGCACACCTGGCCTGGCAACTTGCAGGCGGTGCCGCTCTACAAGAAGACCGGCTTCTTCTGGAAGCCCGATACCAGCGTGTACATGCAAAACTTCATCCCGACTATCCTCACTCTGCCCATCGCTCAGGAGTTCTTTGCCCGACACGACTGGTACAGAACCTTCCGGCGCGACCTGTCGGTGCAACCCGATGACCAGCGATGGAAGGACGTCCCCGTTTATATCTACGAGTGGGAAGCGGACAACGAGGTTTTGCGGGTGGTGATAGACCGCGAGGCGGAAGCGGTAACGGCGGTGGAAACCAACCGGCTGTCGGTCTCGTGTTCCACAGGTTGCGCAAGGCTGGCGGCGGGACTGAGAGCCACAGCACGCTGGGAGATAGAGAACAGACAACCTCACCCGATGACAGTGGGTATCATTGCACGGGGCGAGGAAGGCATCCTGCTGGAGGTACAGGAGGGAGCAGTGATACGGGAGCGTCTGACACTGGAGCGTGAATACCGTCTGCACCCACAGGCTCGCCCCTCTGATGCGAACCGCCCCGCCTCTAAAATCCGCTCCACGCTTCTGCTGGATGGTATGACGATAGAGCTGGGCAGCGGCGTACGCATCTTGCCTGCGATAGACATCCTGTTCAACGGCTGCGGTCTTCGCTTTGGAAAGCCGGAGAGGGTAACGGTCAACCTGCGCAGCTACCTGCCTTTCCCCATCAGGGGGCGAGTACTGCTGGAACAGTTTCCGGGGCTAATCACAGGAACCCCGCAGATGCCTTTTGAGATAGAGGCAGAGAGCTGGAGCGCGGTCACCATGGTGGTAACCCCTTACGAATCCGGCGTTCTCACCCCTCGTTTGCAGGTTATGGTGGAAGAGGCGCTGGACGAGCAGAAGGCGCGGGAAGTCGGTTTTGAAGCACCTCTTCGCTGTCGCCCCAAACAGATTGCCCTGCGAGTGCTGGATACCGGCAAAGTGTTGGGCAGTATCCTGCCCGAATCGAATGAGGCAGTGCTGGAGAACACCACACTGACGGTCAGCATTTCGTTGCAGGGAGGTACACTGCGGGTTCGTCACCGCCTGCTGGACAGGGAGGTGATATGGCAGGATGCAGGTTCGCTCGGACCGCCTTTCGAAGGATGGCAGCAGATACCGAGAACCTTCTCCGCACGCCTGAAGGAGTCTGCCGGGGCGTCGACCCTCGTCATCGAGATGCCGACCGCCGACGATCCCCAGCTGATACTGGAGAAGTGGATTACCCTCACTGCATCGTCGGTGCTGCGGGTGCAGTGGCGAGTGGTCAATATCGGCGAAAAGCCCTTCTCCGGTAAGGTGCGGGTTACGACGGGTGCTCCACGAAGCCGTCGGATAGCCATCCCTCTGAAAGAGGGCATCCTTCACGAACCGATAGAGGGCTGGGGCGAGTTCCCGCTGGGCTATACCGACCTGCCCTTAAGCGAGGCAGAGTACGCTGAGCCGTGGATTGCGTGGGAGGAAGATGGGCGCGCTGTGGGAGTGATATGGGAAGAGTGCCATGAACAGGAGATAAATCCCCAGCAGATATCTCAAGACCTCATGGTGTCGGATGTGCCTCCACAGAATGGCTTCTTCTTGCCTGCCATGTACCTGCTGCCGGAAGCCGGAAGCTGGCAGGACGTACGCCGATGGTGGGGGAGGCTTGCCGAACTGGAGGATGACATACCTTCCGCGCTTCCTGTGGTTCCGCTTACCGAGGTTCGGCTCGAACCTGTACCCCTGCTGTTACTGGAAGATGAGGCACACGTGACACTGAGCGTGTACCACCGGCGACTGAAATCGCTGACCGGCACACTCCGCCTACAGTCGCCGCTGGCTACCTTCCGGAAAGCGCAGTTCGTGCTGGAAAACGTGAATCTGAAGCGTCCCTTCCATGAGCGGATTCAGATGGTGACCATGCTTGCGGGTAACGATGCCTTTGTGGTGCAGGCGGTATTGGATACAGAGACCACCTCGCGCGAGTTCTCTCTTCCGGTGCTGAAAGCGGGCGATTCGCGCTGTGCGTTTTCCGTTCAGCAGGACGGCGAGGTGTACGTCGTGGACAACGGGAAGATGCGTTTGCAGGTCGCGCCGCACTTCGGCGGCTCGCTGGTGTCGCTGGAAGCGGACGGTGCAAACCATCTGCTCAGCGCATACCCCGAGGCGCAACCGTTCCTCTGGTTCAATCCCTGGTTTGGGGGCATCCATCCGGTGTGTGACGAGTTGTGGAGCCGTATCCTGGACGACGCCCTGTTCACAGCGGAGCCGGTGGAAGTCAACGGGGAAAGAGGTTTCGCGTGGAAGGGGGTTCGGGTGGCTACAAAGCCGCGGCACCGCGACTGGCGCTGGTTACGCCTGGAGTGCGAGTACCTGACGTTGCCCGGCAGCAACCTGCTCGCCGTGCGGCTGCGCATATACAACCTCACCACGGCTGAGAGACGCGCCTCGTTTGGCGTGGCAGTCTGGTGTCAACCCTCGGGACAACGTGAAGAGGCTTTGGCGATTTACGAGCGCGGTGGTCAGGAAGCAACACGACGTCGGAGCGACTATTCGGTAGATATCCGCAGCGGCAGATGGGCGGCGGTACAGCATGGTCAAACGGGGGCGACACTGCTGCTGGTACAGCCATCCGACGAAGGATACGTGGAGGTGATGGACTGCGGCAGGCAGGGGGCGCATCTGACGGCGATGGAAGAGTGGCGCATGGAGGCTGAAGAGTGCAAAGAAATGCTTGTCTGGCTGGTGCTGACGCGGAACGGTGAGCGATTGAAAGTCTACCGCGAAGCACTGGAGGCACTGGAGAAGCTACCGTAA
- a CDS encoding LacI family transcriptional regulator, which yields MRTAKKSPTIREVAEAAGVSISTVSNVLYGKQGFYSQETAQRVWAVVEQLGYRPNRLARSLARRRTFTIGVVAERHLGFVSHNAYFGLILDGILHKATEHEYQVKIVRVPADNPEKAMDYIVDGSVDGVVLVALFADNPVLRLMEKSDVPTVVAGSIPPTVKLPCVDVEDIAATYQAVRWLIELGHRRIGIITGDMRQWSARRREQGYLMALREAGIEPNAAWRFEGDYRIESGEVGIVQLLRTDPRPTAVVCGNDKMAIGALHVLRELGVRVPEDISLIGFDDSEESAFISPALTTFRQPMFDIGLKAAELLLQQIETGTRISHKLLLPAELVVRQTVAPPPPSYGSFSSASSASR from the coding sequence ATGAGAACGGCTAAAAAGTCGCCTACGATTCGAGAGGTTGCCGAGGCGGCAGGGGTTTCCATTTCTACCGTCTCCAATGTGCTTTATGGCAAGCAGGGGTTTTACTCTCAGGAGACGGCGCAGCGCGTGTGGGCTGTGGTGGAGCAGCTGGGCTACCGCCCCAACCGCCTCGCGCGCAGCCTAGCCCGCCGGCGCACCTTCACTATCGGCGTCGTGGCGGAAAGACACCTCGGTTTCGTGTCCCATAACGCCTACTTTGGGTTGATACTGGACGGCATTCTGCACAAAGCAACCGAGCACGAGTACCAGGTGAAGATTGTCCGGGTACCCGCAGACAACCCCGAGAAGGCGATGGACTACATTGTGGATGGATCGGTGGACGGGGTGGTTCTGGTCGCCCTTTTCGCAGACAATCCCGTCCTCCGGCTGATGGAGAAGAGCGACGTTCCCACCGTAGTGGCAGGGAGTATCCCTCCGACGGTGAAGCTGCCCTGCGTGGACGTGGAAGACATCGCGGCGACCTATCAGGCGGTACGGTGGCTGATCGAGCTGGGGCACCGGCGCATCGGCATCATCACGGGCGACATGAGGCAGTGGAGCGCACGACGGCGCGAGCAGGGCTATCTGATGGCGCTGCGCGAAGCAGGCATCGAACCCAACGCGGCATGGCGTTTCGAAGGCGACTACCGTATCGAGTCGGGAGAGGTGGGCATCGTGCAGCTGTTACGCACTGACCCACGTCCGACCGCGGTGGTGTGCGGCAACGATAAGATGGCTATCGGCGCCCTGCATGTATTGCGCGAATTGGGCGTGAGGGTACCAGAGGACATCTCCCTCATCGGCTTTGACGACTCCGAAGAGTCCGCCTTTATCTCTCCGGCATTGACCACCTTTCGGCAGCCCATGTTCGATATCGGTTTGAAGGCAGCCGAACTCCTACTGCAGCAAATCGAGACGGGCACACGCATTTCACACAAGCTGCTGCTACCTGCGGAGCTGGTCGTGCGCCAGACGGTTGCGCCGCCCCCGCCCAGTTACGGTAGCTTCTCCAGTGCCTCCAGTGCTTCGCGGTAG